The following proteins are encoded in a genomic region of Arachis stenosperma cultivar V10309 chromosome 4, arast.V10309.gnm1.PFL2, whole genome shotgun sequence:
- the LOC130973382 gene encoding probable inactive dual specificity protein phosphatase-like At4g18593, with product MAESSISELQTTTKPQVLYRCKKCRRIVASKENIVTHERGEGESSFKWKKRSSQPWEVEKQPIDCTSVFVEPMKWMQAVQEGHVEEKLLCIGCNARLGYFNWAGMQCSCGAWVNPAFQLHKSKLDECYM from the exons atGGCTGAATCGAGTATCTCTGAGTTGCAAACTACAACCAAACCACAAGTCTTATACCGGTGTAAGAAATGTAGAAGAATTGTTGCTTCAAAGGAGAATATAGTTACTCATGAGCGTGGAGAAGGAGAATCAAGCTTCAAGTGGAAAAAGAGAAGCAGTCAACCCTGGGAAGTGGAAAAGCAACCAATTGATTGTACCTCAGTATTTGTTGAACCTATGAAGTGGATGCAAGCAG TGCAAGAAGGTCATGTAGAGGAGAAACTTCTTTGTATCGGATGTAATGCACGCTTGGGCTACTTCAACTGGGCTGGTATGCAATGCAGCTGCGGCGCATGGGTTAACCCTGCATTTCAGCTTCATAAAAGCAAATTAGATGAGTGCTACATGTAA